ACATGTTGTTATTGCATAACTGTTTTGGATCAATGATATTCTTAGAACGTGGTATATCTGCTGTTGTATATAATCAATTTCTAAAAGTCATCAAAGTTTGCTTGGAGTTTTTATTTCAGTAATTTAGCAAGTGTGTTTGTTTTGAAATTAATTATTATTAATTTTTTTTTTTTTTTTTTTTTGAAAATGTTACTCTGTTAAAGAGTCTTTGACATTACTGTATTTTTATATAAAGTTTATGGGAGAACTTGTTAAATGATAATTCATATGCTTAATCATACAGTAAGGTTATTAATCTTATTTGTCATTTTATATAGTAGTAATGTTTTCGCTGATATAAAGATAGTAGCTGTAGTAAATGATGAACTAATTTCTAATTTGGATTTAGAGAAGCGTGTTGCTATAAACAAATTTTTTTATAAGGTTGAGAGTAATGTGGCAGAAGAAATAGCCTTAAATGCTTTGATTGATGAATCTATATGGAGGCAAGAAGCTGAAAAGCTTAAAATCACAGTTACTGAAAGAGATTTTTTAGAAGCTGTTAAACAGTTTTTAGTGATAAAAAATTTAGGAAATATTGATTTAAAATCTTATATTGAGGCACAAGGGTTGGATTACAAGTTATTTGTACAACACATGAAGTCTAAGCTGCTTTGGAATAAAATATTAATGCTTAAAGTAGCACCTTATATTATTATTAGTGATAAGGAAGTACAGGATAATAGAGATTATATAACTAATGGAGTAGATGTATCTGTACATATTCAGGAAGTAATGCTACCAGCTAGTATGAATGATAATATAATCAATAATGTTATTAGTGATTTACAAAATGGAGTAAGTATTGGAGTTATAAAAGCAAATAACAAAGATGTGTTATTTGAAGAAGCTAGTATTAATGTTGAAAACATTAATTCAGACTTGGCAAATAAGCTAATTCAAGCGAGTATTGGAGACGTAGTAGGTCCTATAAAAAGCGAATATGGGAGCTTGATTATAAAACTACTACATAGGTCTAGTATAAGCAGGGGGTTTGCAAATAGTAATGTTGATTTGAGGCAAGTTCATTTAAATGCTGAGCAAGGTAAGAGGTATTTAGACCAAATTGGGATATTAAAGACTAAAGCTACATGTGAGAATTTTAGTGATGTTGTAAAGGACCTTGAATTACCAGAACCATTAGGTTTTGTTGTAAAAGTGAAAGATTTGTCTGTAAAAATACAAAATGTTTTGCAATCTTGTGATGTTGGTAAAGTAGTTGAAGTTGATGATAATCAAATGATTGATATTATTATGTTGTGTGGTATTACAAAAGGTAAAGCTGATGATGATATAGGTAATACTGATTTTATCAAGCAGAGGCTATATATGGAAAAGTTATCTATGCAAAGTGAATATTTGTTATCCAACTTAAGAAATAATGCTTTAATAGAAAAATATAATTAATTACTATGTTACGTATAACATCAGGGAAATATCGTGGCAGGAAAATATTTTCTGATAAATTACTTAGTGCACGTCCTGCTATGTCTATAATTAGGGAGTCTATTTTTAATATAATATTATCTCGCATGAGTATTCAAGGGTGTAAAGTTCTTGATTTATTTTGTGGTAGTGGATCATTATCATTTGAAGCATTATCTAGGGGTGCAGAGAGTGCTTTATTAGTTGATATAAATCGCTATAATTTGAGTTTAGTAAAACGAACATCTGAATATTTAGGGGTAGTAAATAATATAACCCTCATGTGTTGTGATATCGAAAGATTACCTGTTGCAACTGATCAGTATGATATTATTTTTGTTGATCCTCCATATACTAATCCTGCTTTAGTTGATATTACTCTTAATGTGTTAATAAAGTTAGATTGGACTAAAAGTAATAGTGTGATTGTAGTTAGAATTAGAAAAAAGGTGGCTTTTGTATGTCCTGTGGGGTATAGAGTAATGGTTGAACGTGTTTATGGTATTTCTAAAGTGATAATATTACAACGTGAACTATAAGATACTTGGACATAAGCAGAGTTATTTAAGAATTAATTGAACACAAAGAACAGCATATATTTTAACTTCATATAAATGTCTATTTTGTAATTTTGAATAAATGTGGATATATATGCCTTCTATTTTTATATAATAATAATATTACAACGTGAGCTTATAAGATACTTGGACATAAGCAGAGTTATTTAAGAACTAATTGAATACAAAGAACAGCATATACTTTAACTTCATATAAATGTCTATTTTGTAATTTTGAATAAATTGGGTATATATGTTTTCTATTCGTATAGTAATATTGATATCATTATTGGTACATAAAGTGACCCTATGATCGTATTGATCAATAGCATAATTGCTGTTTTATCAGAATTATTGTTTAGCATTGTAGCTAATATTATGCCTGTACATGACATTGGTATTATTGCAAGTAATATTAGCGCTCTATATATATCATTATTATACAATTGTATGGTTAATTTATCTAATATGATGCATCCAAGTACTAATACTGGCCAAAGTACATACTTTATTATTAGAGTAATAGAAATGAATTTCCAGTCAATGGTAAAAATTTTAATATTTGCGACTGCTATTCCTAGTAACATCATCCCTAATGAGACATAAGCTCCTCTAATATTGCTTGC
This Ehrlichia japonica DNA region includes the following protein-coding sequences:
- a CDS encoding SurA N-terminal domain-containing protein; the encoded protein is MLNHTVRLLILFVILYSSNVFADIKIVAVVNDELISNLDLEKRVAINKFFYKVESNVAEEIALNALIDESIWRQEAEKLKITVTERDFLEAVKQFLVIKNLGNIDLKSYIEAQGLDYKLFVQHMKSKLLWNKILMLKVAPYIIISDKEVQDNRDYITNGVDVSVHIQEVMLPASMNDNIINNVISDLQNGVSIGVIKANNKDVLFEEASINVENINSDLANKLIQASIGDVVGPIKSEYGSLIIKLLHRSSISRGFANSNVDLRQVHLNAEQGKRYLDQIGILKTKATCENFSDVVKDLELPEPLGFVVKVKDLSVKIQNVLQSCDVGKVVEVDDNQMIDIIMLCGITKGKADDDIGNTDFIKQRLYMEKLSMQSEYLLSNLRNNALIEKYN
- the rsmD gene encoding 16S rRNA (guanine(966)-N(2))-methyltransferase RsmD: MLRITSGKYRGRKIFSDKLLSARPAMSIIRESIFNIILSRMSIQGCKVLDLFCGSGSLSFEALSRGAESALLVDINRYNLSLVKRTSEYLGVVNNITLMCCDIERLPVATDQYDIIFVDPPYTNPALVDITLNVLIKLDWTKSNSVIVVRIRKKVAFVCPVGYRVMVERVYGISKVIILQREL